A single window of Solanum dulcamara chromosome 5, daSolDulc1.2, whole genome shotgun sequence DNA harbors:
- the LOC129888411 gene encoding tyramine N-feruloyltransferase 4/11-like — MAPAPQLPTLSETITTEIPSSENNNNVTITGKIYTRVRLATKSDLSHIYQLFYQIHAYHNFTHLYKATESSLGNLLFKENPLPLFYGPSVLLLEVSPTPFTEPKNNTDEGFKPVLTTFDLKFPVVEEQVEEFRSKYDDGNHKSDAYIAGYAFFYANYSCFNDKPGFYFESLYFRESYRKLGMGKLLFGTVSSIAANNGFVSVDGIVAVWNKKSYDFYINMGVEIFDEFRYGKLHGENLQKYADNKEKIDEESC, encoded by the coding sequence ATGGCTCCTGCTCCTCAACTACCAACTCTATCTGAAACAATAACCACAGAAATCCCATCATCGGAAAATAACAACAACGTTACGATCACCGGAAAGATATACACACGAGTTCGTCTCGCTACAAAATCTGATCTGTCCCATATATACCAATTGTTTTATCAAATTCATGCATACCATAACTTTACTCATTTATACAAAGCTACTGAGTCCTCTTTAGGTAACTTGCTTTTTAAGGAAAATCCTCTTCCCCTTTTCTACGGGCCATCTGTACTATTACTCGAAGTCTCCCCTACCCCTTTTACCGAACCCAAAAATAACACGGACGAAGGGTTCAAGCCTGTCCTTACAACGTTCGACCTTAAATTCCCCGTTGTGGAAGAACAAGTTGAGGAGTTCAGGTCCAAATATGATGATGGTAACCATAAGAGTGATGCTTACATCGCGGGATATGCTTTCTTTTACGCGAATTATTCATGCTTCAATGACAAGCCCGGATTCTATTTCGAGAGCCTTTACTTCAGAGAGAGTTATAGAAAGTTAGGAATGGGGAAATTGTTGTTTGGAACAGTTTCCTCCATTGCTGCAAACAATGGATTCGTATCGGTGGATGGAATAGTCGCAGTTTGGAATAAGAAGTCATATGATTTTTACATAAATATGGGAGTTGAAATTTTTGATGAGTTTAGGTATGGAAAGTTGCATGGTGAAAATCTCCAAAAGTATGCTGATAACAAGGAGAAAATTGACGAAGAGAGCTGTTAG